In Spirochaetaceae bacterium, a genomic segment contains:
- a CDS encoding type II toxin-antitoxin system RelB/DinJ family antitoxin, protein MPETLISFRLDEDIKKKLERLCQEVGLGMTEALAILAAKAVREERLPLEIKTDTAAYYDELSLRQLRLALDDLATGKAKLTPHELIEVEDD, encoded by the coding sequence ATGCCGGAAACATTGATAAGTTTTCGTCTTGATGAAGACATTAAAAAAAAGTTAGAACGTCTTTGTCAAGAGGTAGGTTTAGGAATGACAGAAGCTTTAGCTATTCTTGCTGCTAAAGCGGTTAGAGAAGAACGTTTGCCTTTAGAGATAAAGACAGATACTGCCGCCTATTACGATGAACTTAGTTTAAGGCAGTTGCGTTTGGCGCTTGATGATTTGGCTACAGGTAAAGCAAAATTAACCCCGCATGAATTAATTGAGGTAGAAGATGATTAA
- a CDS encoding type II toxin-antitoxin system RelB/DinJ family antitoxin — MAQTTINFRIDENLKKEVEQICKEMGMSLTTAFTIFATKVKQDRRIPFEVTAEEDPFYSEENMARLREIMGDIDAGREILTPHELIEVE, encoded by the coding sequence ATGGCACAAACAACAATCAACTTTAGAATAGATGAAAATCTAAAAAAAGAGGTAGAGCAAATTTGTAAAGAGATGGGTATGAGCCTGACAACGGCCTTCACCATTTTTGCTACAAAAGTAAAGCAAGACCGCAGAATTCCCTTTGAGGTAACCGCAGAAGAAGACCCTTTTTATAGTGAAGAGAATATGGCAAGGTTACGTGAAATTATGGGAGATATAGATGCAGGAAGAGAGATACTTACGCCTCACGAGTTGATTGAGGTAGAGTAA
- a CDS encoding Txe/YoeB family addiction module toxin, with amino-acid sequence MNKIWREKAWQDYLYWQEQDKKTLKRINKLIQDIERNGYNGMGKPEALKGDLSGLYSVRIDEQNRLLFRIKNEQLEIVECRTHYSNK; translated from the coding sequence ATGAATAAAATATGGCGTGAAAAAGCTTGGCAGGACTACCTTTACTGGCAAGAGCAGGATAAAAAGACCTTGAAACGTATCAATAAATTGATACAAGATATTGAAAGAAATGGTTATAACGGTATGGGTAAGCCAGAAGCTTTAAAAGGTGATTTAAGTGGGTTATACAGTGTACGGATTGATGAACAAAATAGGCTTCTTTTCCGTATTAAAAACGAGCAGCTAGAAATTGTTGAATGCCGTACCCATTACAGCAACAAATAA
- a CDS encoding nicotinate phosphoribosyltransferase — MTILDDFTRFINSDRYQYTESDVLVGLGWQNRQAAFDYFFRKSEDGGFTVVAGVESVVRLIESLNNTPASEKRAVFSQIIREEELLEALVNLTFTGNIYAMREGELAYANQPIMVVEGDLLSTKILETPLLNAMNYQMAIASKASRVSRAAAPRQVLAFGPRRAHGFDGAALGAKAALIGGCAGHSALATEYLYNEPSVGTMSHSYIQAFGVGSKAEYAAFKAFIEVRKKRHNSLLLLIDTYDSLAIGLPNAIKAFQDNGISNDYIGGFGIRIDSGDLAYQSKRARAKLDEAGLTKAKIVLTNGLDEYSISNLILQGACFDSVGVGDAIAVSRDNPCFGGVYKLVSIDGQAVIKVSGDRAKTLTPARKELYRIYQNGEARADLITLQSDSDKEKLLAAADITITAEQDRLSKTYFEAGSYTVRPLLVPMVLNGRLTEEGKLLSDVGRSRSYYQQNLATFSAEHKRLSKPHLYKVNLSEELYNLKYNLIKEIILN; from the coding sequence ATGACCATTTTAGATGATTTTACCCGCTTTATTAACAGCGACCGCTACCAATACACCGAAAGCGATGTGCTGGTGGGTTTGGGCTGGCAAAACCGGCAAGCTGCCTTTGATTATTTCTTTAGGAAAAGTGAAGATGGCGGATTTACCGTTGTGGCCGGCGTGGAGAGTGTGGTACGGCTAATAGAGAGCCTGAATAATACGCCCGCTAGCGAAAAACGCGCCGTCTTTAGCCAAATTATCCGCGAAGAAGAGCTGCTTGAAGCCCTTGTTAATCTTACTTTTACCGGTAATATCTACGCCATGCGGGAAGGTGAACTGGCCTACGCTAACCAACCTATCATGGTGGTAGAGGGCGATTTACTTTCCACTAAAATTTTGGAAACACCGCTACTTAACGCCATGAACTACCAAATGGCCATTGCTAGTAAGGCTAGCCGCGTTAGCCGCGCCGCTGCGCCGCGACAGGTGCTGGCCTTTGGGCCGCGCCGTGCCCATGGTTTTGATGGGGCGGCTCTGGGAGCAAAGGCGGCTTTAATTGGCGGCTGTGCCGGCCATAGCGCGCTGGCTACCGAATATTTATACAACGAACCTTCCGTCGGTACGATGAGCCACAGTTATATTCAGGCCTTTGGTGTGGGTAGTAAGGCCGAATATGCCGCCTTTAAAGCCTTTATCGAGGTGCGTAAAAAAAGGCACAACAGTTTATTGCTGTTAATTGATACCTACGATAGCCTCGCTATCGGTTTACCCAACGCCATTAAAGCTTTTCAAGATAATGGCATAAGCAATGATTATATTGGTGGTTTTGGTATAAGAATAGATAGCGGCGACCTTGCCTATCAAAGTAAGCGGGCACGGGCGAAGCTTGATGAAGCCGGTTTAACTAAAGCTAAGATTGTGCTTACTAACGGGCTAGATGAATATTCTATTAGTAATTTAATTTTGCAGGGAGCCTGTTTTGATAGTGTGGGTGTGGGCGATGCCATTGCGGTAAGCCGTGATAATCCCTGCTTTGGCGGCGTTTATAAGCTGGTGAGTATCGATGGGCAAGCCGTTATTAAGGTATCGGGCGACCGGGCCAAAACCCTCACGCCGGCGCGTAAGGAACTTTATCGTATCTATCAAAATGGCGAGGCTAGGGCCGATTTAATCACCCTGCAATCTGATAGCGATAAAGAAAAATTGTTGGCTGCTGCCGATATAACTATTACGGCCGAGCAGGATAGATTATCTAAAACTTATTTCGAGGCCGGTAGTTACACGGTGCGGCCACTGTTAGTGCCAATGGTACTGAATGGGCGGCTTACTGAAGAGGGTAAACTGTTAAGTGATGTAGGACGCAGCCGAAGTTACTATCAGCAAAATTTGGCCACTTTTTCTGCCGAGCATAAACGCCTAAGTAAACCGCATTTGTATAAGGTAAATTTAAGTGAAGAACTTTATAATTTAAAATATAATTTAATTAAAGAAATAATACTAAATTAG
- the galE gene encoding UDP-glucose 4-epimerase GalE has translation MKVLVIGGAGYIGSHVALELLQQGHQADVYDNFSTGQRVNIFKESKLHEADILDKAVLNKVLAGYDAVIHLAASKAVGESMVNPQKYSTNNIEGSLNILNAMALNNVKHLVFSSSAAIFGEPQYLPIDEEHLKNPTNYYGFTKLKIEEFMAWYSQLLGLNYAGLRYFNACGYDSAGRIKGLEQNPANLLPIIMEVAVGRRTKLEIFGDDYPTPDGTCVRDYIHVSDLASAHLKALEYIRHNNKNILLNLGSETGISVKEMYEAACRITGKTLPYSIAQRRAGDPAGLVATSQLAQKMLQWQVQHSSLEELIESSYRAYLAHFKVN, from the coding sequence ATGAAGGTATTAGTGATAGGCGGCGCCGGTTATATCGGCAGCCACGTAGCTTTAGAGCTCTTACAGCAGGGTCATCAGGCTGATGTGTACGATAACTTTAGTACCGGCCAGCGGGTAAATATTTTTAAAGAAAGTAAGCTGCACGAGGCCGATATTTTAGATAAAGCTGTTCTTAACAAAGTTTTAGCCGGTTACGATGCCGTTATCCATTTAGCGGCCAGTAAGGCGGTGGGCGAAAGTATGGTGAATCCGCAAAAATACTCTACCAATAACATTGAGGGTTCGCTTAATATTTTAAATGCTATGGCTTTAAATAATGTAAAACATCTTGTCTTTAGCAGCAGCGCCGCTATTTTTGGCGAGCCGCAATATCTGCCCATCGATGAAGAGCACCTTAAAAACCCTACCAACTACTACGGTTTTACCAAACTTAAGATAGAGGAATTTATGGCTTGGTACAGCCAGTTACTGGGGTTAAACTACGCCGGTTTGCGTTATTTTAATGCTTGTGGCTATGATAGTGCGGGCCGTATCAAAGGGCTGGAGCAAAACCCGGCTAACTTACTGCCTATCATTATGGAGGTGGCCGTTGGCAGACGCACTAAGCTGGAGATTTTTGGTGATGACTATCCCACCCCCGATGGCACTTGCGTGCGCGACTACATTCATGTAAGCGATTTAGCTAGCGCTCATTTAAAAGCTTTAGAATATATTCGGCATAATAATAAAAATATTCTCTTAAATTTGGGCAGTGAGACGGGGATTAGCGTTAAAGAAATGTACGAAGCGGCTTGCCGGATAACCGGTAAAACTCTTCCTTATAGTATTGCCCAGCGTCGTGCCGGCGACCCGGCAGGCTTGGTGGCTACTAGTCAATTAGCGCAAAAAATGTTACAATGGCAGGTGCAGCATAGCAGCCTAGAAGAATTGATAGAGAGCAGCTATCGGGCTTACCTTGCGCATTTTAAAGTAAATTAA